A stretch of the Neorhodopirellula lusitana genome encodes the following:
- a CDS encoding RNA polymerase sigma factor has product MDPKSIQLIDQCRQGDQVASQELFDRYVSRLIAMVHRRMSSRLNRRVDAEDIVQSAFRSFFAGVDRDQFQFEQSGDLWRLLVVISLNKLRRRVAYHRAAKRGMDNEQSVMMSNDQSRQAFCFEAAATEPLPEAALMVMDEFDQLTADLDSVQIEMIKLRMHGYEMTEIAEQVDRSERTVRRVLEKVRGRWSERLEVLEL; this is encoded by the coding sequence ATGGACCCAAAATCAATTCAATTGATCGATCAGTGTCGCCAGGGTGATCAAGTCGCGTCTCAGGAGCTATTTGATCGCTATGTGTCGCGATTGATAGCGATGGTGCATCGGCGGATGAGCAGTCGGTTGAACCGCCGAGTGGATGCCGAGGACATTGTTCAGTCCGCATTCCGAAGCTTCTTCGCTGGGGTGGATCGAGATCAATTTCAGTTTGAACAATCCGGCGATCTGTGGCGATTGCTGGTCGTCATTTCACTCAATAAGCTGCGCCGCAGGGTCGCCTATCACCGCGCCGCCAAACGCGGGATGGATAACGAACAATCCGTCATGATGTCCAACGATCAGTCGCGGCAAGCATTTTGTTTCGAAGCGGCTGCGACTGAACCTCTACCGGAAGCGGCACTCATGGTGATGGATGAATTCGATCAGCTGACGGCTGATTTGGATTCGGTTCAGATTGAAATGATTAAGCTCCGGATGCACGGTTACGAGATGACGGAAATTGCAGAGCAGGTGGACCGTAGCGAACGTACGGTGCGACGCGTTCTAGAAAAAGTTCGCGGCCGATGGAGCGAACGTTTGGAAGTTTTGGAACTGTGA